The proteins below come from a single Panicum hallii strain FIL2 chromosome 7, PHallii_v3.1, whole genome shotgun sequence genomic window:
- the LOC112901214 gene encoding nucleoporin NSP1 isoform X3: MDGPSFDVHRAESSHQHVMAGPATLDPRRAEAASKHVRALNNQFASWVQLQLQNHPAELWEDGIKDYLSHASEIMEKFKDVVNWLRQNQAGSKAVSSPSPQKDEKTNPPAADDSNLLVQPSSDNTQKAPVMVSSSSAFQSSSSPAPNLFSFPSKSQMPDFSGMSGDKKNTSGDSSKLAFQFGGNNVIFGDKKNTSGDSSKPPFQFGANNGIFGDKKNTPGDSSKPTFQFGVNNGFSASSAPSLFSTLAAQSFSSQSPPLFSMNQQSVLSGNQNASEASADADEDAEPEKPSSPSVKKAEEKGIVVVHEAKCKVYVKHDDATKGWKDIGVGQLSIRSKEGAEKASKESTPTIVIRNDVGKILLNALIYKGIKMNVQKNTVASIFHTSDTQSDESSSGAVVARAYLFRLKNEEAATKLSTAIKDSAPSD, encoded by the exons ATGGACGGACCCTCTTTTGATGTTCACAGGGCGGAGTCTTCCCATCAGCATGTGATGGCAGGACCCGCTACTTTAGATCCTCGACGGGCTGAGGCTGCCAGCAAACATGTCAGGGCACTCAATAACCAGTTTGCGAG CTGGGTTCAATTGCAGCTGCAAAATCATCCAGCTGAACTTTGGGAGGATGGTATCAAAGATTACTTATCCCATGCTTCTGAAATCATG GAAAAATTCAAGGATGTTGTCAACTGGCTTAGACAAAATCAAGCAGGTTCAAAAGCTGTTTCATCCCCAAGTCCACAAAAGGATGAGAAGACTAACCCACCGGCAGCAGATGATAGCAATCTCTTGGTGCAGCCAAGTTCAGATAACACACAGAAGGCACCAGTGATGGTGTCTAGTTCTTCAGCTTTTCAGAGCTCAAGCTCACCGGCACCAAACCTCTTTTCGTTTCCTTCTAAGTCACAAATGCCAGATTTCAGTG GTATGTCTGGTGATAAGAAGAACACATCCGGTGACAGCAGTAAACTGGCTTTCCAGTTCGGTGGGAATAATGTCATTTTTGGTGATAAGAAGAACACATCTGGTGATAGCAGTAAACCACCTTTCCAGTTTGGTGCAAATAATGGCATATTTGGTGACAAGAAGAATACGCCTGGTGACAGCAGTAAACCAACTTTCCAGTTTGGTGTAAATAATGGCTTTTCGGCATCAAGTGCACCATCATTATTCTCTACTTTAGCTGCCCAAAGTTTTAGCTCACAGTCTCCACCTCTGTTTTCAATGAATCAACAATCAGTTCTCTCAG GAAATCAAAATGCTTCTGAAGCTTCAGCTGATGCAGATGAAG ATGCTGAACCTGAGAAACCAAGCAGCCCTTCTGTAAAGAAGGCAGAAGAGAAAGGAATAGTTGTTGTTCATGAAGCCAAGTGCAAGGTGTATGTGAAG CATGATGATGCTACCAAGGGTTGGAAAGACATTGGTGTCGGTCAACTCTCTATCAGAAGTAAAGAAGGTGCAGAGAAAGCTTCCAAAGAGTCCACTCCGACCATTGTTATTAGAAACGAT GTCGGTAAAATTCTCCTGAATGCTCTGATCTACAAAGGCATAAAAATGAATGTTCAGAAGAACACAGTTGCTTCGATTTTTCATACTTCG GATACACAATCAGATGAATCAAGCAGTGGTGCAGTTGTAGCTCGGGCGTACTTGTTCAGGTTGAAAAATGAGGAGGCGGCTACAAAGCTGTCAACAGCAATCAAAGATAGCGCGCCCTCTGACTGA
- the LOC112901214 gene encoding nucleoporin NSP1 isoform X1 produces the protein MTTRGAKRAANSEPGAPDLPSKRVMDGPSFDVHRAESSHQHVMAGPATLDPRRAEAASKHVRALNNQFASWVQLQLQNHPAELWEDGIKDYLSHASEIMEKFKDVVNWLRQNQAGSKAVSSPSPQKDEKTNPPAADDSNLLVQPSSDNTQKAPVMVSSSSAFQSSSSPAPNLFSFPSKSQMPDFSGMSGDKKNTSGDSSKLAFQFGGNNVIFGDKKNTSGDSSKPPFQFGANNGIFGDKKNTPGDSSKPTFQFGVNNGFSASSAPSLFSTLAAQSFSSQSPPLFSMNQQSVLSGNQNASEASADADEDAEPEKPSSPSVKKAEEKGIVVVHEAKCKVYVKHDDATKGWKDIGVGQLSIRSKEGAEKASKESTPTIVIRNDVGKILLNALIYKGIKMNVQKNTVASIFHTSDTQSDESSSGAVVARAYLFRLKNEEAATKLSTAIKDSAPSD, from the exons ATGACGACGCGGGGAGCCAAGCGCGCCGCCAACTCCGAACCGGGCGCCCCCGAT CTACCAAGTAAGAGAGTAATGGACGGACCCTCTTTTGATGTTCACAGGGCGGAGTCTTCCCATCAGCATGTGATGGCAGGACCCGCTACTTTAGATCCTCGACGGGCTGAGGCTGCCAGCAAACATGTCAGGGCACTCAATAACCAGTTTGCGAG CTGGGTTCAATTGCAGCTGCAAAATCATCCAGCTGAACTTTGGGAGGATGGTATCAAAGATTACTTATCCCATGCTTCTGAAATCATG GAAAAATTCAAGGATGTTGTCAACTGGCTTAGACAAAATCAAGCAGGTTCAAAAGCTGTTTCATCCCCAAGTCCACAAAAGGATGAGAAGACTAACCCACCGGCAGCAGATGATAGCAATCTCTTGGTGCAGCCAAGTTCAGATAACACACAGAAGGCACCAGTGATGGTGTCTAGTTCTTCAGCTTTTCAGAGCTCAAGCTCACCGGCACCAAACCTCTTTTCGTTTCCTTCTAAGTCACAAATGCCAGATTTCAGTG GTATGTCTGGTGATAAGAAGAACACATCCGGTGACAGCAGTAAACTGGCTTTCCAGTTCGGTGGGAATAATGTCATTTTTGGTGATAAGAAGAACACATCTGGTGATAGCAGTAAACCACCTTTCCAGTTTGGTGCAAATAATGGCATATTTGGTGACAAGAAGAATACGCCTGGTGACAGCAGTAAACCAACTTTCCAGTTTGGTGTAAATAATGGCTTTTCGGCATCAAGTGCACCATCATTATTCTCTACTTTAGCTGCCCAAAGTTTTAGCTCACAGTCTCCACCTCTGTTTTCAATGAATCAACAATCAGTTCTCTCAG GAAATCAAAATGCTTCTGAAGCTTCAGCTGATGCAGATGAAG ATGCTGAACCTGAGAAACCAAGCAGCCCTTCTGTAAAGAAGGCAGAAGAGAAAGGAATAGTTGTTGTTCATGAAGCCAAGTGCAAGGTGTATGTGAAG CATGATGATGCTACCAAGGGTTGGAAAGACATTGGTGTCGGTCAACTCTCTATCAGAAGTAAAGAAGGTGCAGAGAAAGCTTCCAAAGAGTCCACTCCGACCATTGTTATTAGAAACGAT GTCGGTAAAATTCTCCTGAATGCTCTGATCTACAAAGGCATAAAAATGAATGTTCAGAAGAACACAGTTGCTTCGATTTTTCATACTTCG GATACACAATCAGATGAATCAAGCAGTGGTGCAGTTGTAGCTCGGGCGTACTTGTTCAGGTTGAAAAATGAGGAGGCGGCTACAAAGCTGTCAACAGCAATCAAAGATAGCGCGCCCTCTGACTGA
- the LOC112901214 gene encoding nucleoporin NSP1 isoform X4 gives MAESSHQHVMAGPATLDPRRAEAASKHVRALNNQFASWVQLQLQNHPAELWEDGIKDYLSHASEIMEKFKDVVNWLRQNQAGSKAVSSPSPQKDEKTNPPAADDSNLLVQPSSDNTQKAPVMVSSSSAFQSSSSPAPNLFSFPSKSQMPDFSGMSGDKKNTSGDSSKLAFQFGGNNVIFGDKKNTSGDSSKPPFQFGANNGIFGDKKNTPGDSSKPTFQFGVNNGFSASSAPSLFSTLAAQSFSSQSPPLFSMNQQSVLSGNQNASEASADADEDAEPEKPSSPSVKKAEEKGIVVVHEAKCKVYVKHDDATKGWKDIGVGQLSIRSKEGAEKASKESTPTIVIRNDVGKILLNALIYKGIKMNVQKNTVASIFHTSDTQSDESSSGAVVARAYLFRLKNEEAATKLSTAIKDSAPSD, from the exons AT GGCGGAGTCTTCCCATCAGCATGTGATGGCAGGACCCGCTACTTTAGATCCTCGACGGGCTGAGGCTGCCAGCAAACATGTCAGGGCACTCAATAACCAGTTTGCGAG CTGGGTTCAATTGCAGCTGCAAAATCATCCAGCTGAACTTTGGGAGGATGGTATCAAAGATTACTTATCCCATGCTTCTGAAATCATG GAAAAATTCAAGGATGTTGTCAACTGGCTTAGACAAAATCAAGCAGGTTCAAAAGCTGTTTCATCCCCAAGTCCACAAAAGGATGAGAAGACTAACCCACCGGCAGCAGATGATAGCAATCTCTTGGTGCAGCCAAGTTCAGATAACACACAGAAGGCACCAGTGATGGTGTCTAGTTCTTCAGCTTTTCAGAGCTCAAGCTCACCGGCACCAAACCTCTTTTCGTTTCCTTCTAAGTCACAAATGCCAGATTTCAGTG GTATGTCTGGTGATAAGAAGAACACATCCGGTGACAGCAGTAAACTGGCTTTCCAGTTCGGTGGGAATAATGTCATTTTTGGTGATAAGAAGAACACATCTGGTGATAGCAGTAAACCACCTTTCCAGTTTGGTGCAAATAATGGCATATTTGGTGACAAGAAGAATACGCCTGGTGACAGCAGTAAACCAACTTTCCAGTTTGGTGTAAATAATGGCTTTTCGGCATCAAGTGCACCATCATTATTCTCTACTTTAGCTGCCCAAAGTTTTAGCTCACAGTCTCCACCTCTGTTTTCAATGAATCAACAATCAGTTCTCTCAG GAAATCAAAATGCTTCTGAAGCTTCAGCTGATGCAGATGAAG ATGCTGAACCTGAGAAACCAAGCAGCCCTTCTGTAAAGAAGGCAGAAGAGAAAGGAATAGTTGTTGTTCATGAAGCCAAGTGCAAGGTGTATGTGAAG CATGATGATGCTACCAAGGGTTGGAAAGACATTGGTGTCGGTCAACTCTCTATCAGAAGTAAAGAAGGTGCAGAGAAAGCTTCCAAAGAGTCCACTCCGACCATTGTTATTAGAAACGAT GTCGGTAAAATTCTCCTGAATGCTCTGATCTACAAAGGCATAAAAATGAATGTTCAGAAGAACACAGTTGCTTCGATTTTTCATACTTCG GATACACAATCAGATGAATCAAGCAGTGGTGCAGTTGTAGCTCGGGCGTACTTGTTCAGGTTGAAAAATGAGGAGGCGGCTACAAAGCTGTCAACAGCAATCAAAGATAGCGCGCCCTCTGACTGA
- the LOC112900125 gene encoding uncharacterized protein LOC112900125 yields the protein MGGAELEERPGPQALMLKEWLELESSAELSRDGFGCYPRHLAAELRNASGRRRNGDVIARFSAAVRAALALPRVPAGREGEAAAALPRTRSLSRRLRVGFWKKRRGEEEETDRPVGSCSATAASSGRNAPPSPAMSPRRMSWEGRQARGDGAGHLSGGRRSHEKMVAGCECETTCRLDEAREREREQRLSPVSVMDFLSQDGDDGHDDDCNDRGGGSPTFERSLASIRRASQQLLQRVRRFEQLEELDTSDVDDAATTAEDTESSCHVEELDPTEEDDEAGSPRAAHCFKKLLKDFFREGLSSSPCHDGRPDDPEEVERSLLETARAWVDGRHRAPVPDGKAEVEEIERLGRWRRFGEEGRELLGCDVEGGIFWSLVEELVDDLC from the exons ATGGGCGGCGCGGAGCTGGAGGAGAGGCCGGGGCCGCAGGCGCTGATGCTCAAGGAGTGGCTGGAACTGGAGTCCAGCGCGGAGCTCTCCCGCGACGGCTTCGGCTGCTACCCGCGGCACCTCGCCGCCGAACTCCGGAACGCCAGCGGCAGGCGGAGGAACGGGGACGTCATCGCCAGGTTCTCGGCCGCGGTGAGGGCCGCGCTGGCGCTGCCCCGCGTGCCGGCGGGGCgagagggggaggcggcggccgcgctccCCAGGACCAGGAGCCTCTCGAGGAGGCTGCGGGTTGGGTTCTGGAAGAAGCGgaggggggaggaggaggagacggaCAGGCCGGTGGGCAGCTGCTCCGCGACGGCAGCGAGCAGCGGGAGGaatgcgccgccgtcgcctgcaATGTCCCCGCGTCGCATGAGCTGGGAGGGACGGCAGGCACGTGGCGACGGTGCAGGTCATCTGAGCGGCGGCCGTCGGAGCCATGAAAAAATG GTTGCGGGATGCGAGTGCGAGACGACGTGTCGCTTGGACGAGGcgcgggagcgggagcgggagcAGCGGCTGAGCCCCGTGTCGGTGATGGATTTCCTCAGCCAGGACGGAGATGACGGCCACGACGACGACTGCAAcgaccgcggcggcggctctcCGACGTTCGAGCGAAGCCTAGCCAGCATCCGAA GAGCAAGCCAGCAGCTGCTTCAGAGAGTCCGGCGATTCgagcagctggaggagctcgACACGTCCGACGTGGACGACGCCGCCACGACCGCCGAGGACACAGAAAGCAGCTGCCACGTCGAGGAGCTGGACCCAACCGAAGAAGACGACGAAGCGGgctcgccgcgcgccgcccactGCTTCAAGAAGCTCCTCAAGGATTTCTTTCGCGAGGGCCTGTCGTCGTCGCCGTGCCACGACGGGAGGCCGGACGACCCAGAGGAGGTGGAGAGGTCGTTGCTGGAGACCGCCAGGGCGTGGGTGGACGGGCGCCACCGCGCGCCGGTGCCGGACGGGAAggcggaggtggaggagatCGAGCGGCTCGGGCGGTGGAGGCGCTTCGGGGAGGAGGGGCGGGAGCTGCTGGGCTGCGACGTGGAGGGCGGCATATTCTGGTCCCTGGTGGAAGAGTTGGTCGACGATCTCTGCTGA
- the LOC112901214 gene encoding nucleoporin NSP1 isoform X2, whose product MTTRGAKRAANSEPGAPDVRISCLSPLARAESSHQHVMAGPATLDPRRAEAASKHVRALNNQFASWVQLQLQNHPAELWEDGIKDYLSHASEIMEKFKDVVNWLRQNQAGSKAVSSPSPQKDEKTNPPAADDSNLLVQPSSDNTQKAPVMVSSSSAFQSSSSPAPNLFSFPSKSQMPDFSGMSGDKKNTSGDSSKLAFQFGGNNVIFGDKKNTSGDSSKPPFQFGANNGIFGDKKNTPGDSSKPTFQFGVNNGFSASSAPSLFSTLAAQSFSSQSPPLFSMNQQSVLSGNQNASEASADADEDAEPEKPSSPSVKKAEEKGIVVVHEAKCKVYVKHDDATKGWKDIGVGQLSIRSKEGAEKASKESTPTIVIRNDVGKILLNALIYKGIKMNVQKNTVASIFHTSDTQSDESSSGAVVARAYLFRLKNEEAATKLSTAIKDSAPSD is encoded by the exons ATGACGACGCGGGGAGCCAAGCGCGCCGCCAACTCCGAACCGGGCGCCCCCGATGTACGCATCTCCTGTCTTTCCCCCCTCGCGag GGCGGAGTCTTCCCATCAGCATGTGATGGCAGGACCCGCTACTTTAGATCCTCGACGGGCTGAGGCTGCCAGCAAACATGTCAGGGCACTCAATAACCAGTTTGCGAG CTGGGTTCAATTGCAGCTGCAAAATCATCCAGCTGAACTTTGGGAGGATGGTATCAAAGATTACTTATCCCATGCTTCTGAAATCATG GAAAAATTCAAGGATGTTGTCAACTGGCTTAGACAAAATCAAGCAGGTTCAAAAGCTGTTTCATCCCCAAGTCCACAAAAGGATGAGAAGACTAACCCACCGGCAGCAGATGATAGCAATCTCTTGGTGCAGCCAAGTTCAGATAACACACAGAAGGCACCAGTGATGGTGTCTAGTTCTTCAGCTTTTCAGAGCTCAAGCTCACCGGCACCAAACCTCTTTTCGTTTCCTTCTAAGTCACAAATGCCAGATTTCAGTG GTATGTCTGGTGATAAGAAGAACACATCCGGTGACAGCAGTAAACTGGCTTTCCAGTTCGGTGGGAATAATGTCATTTTTGGTGATAAGAAGAACACATCTGGTGATAGCAGTAAACCACCTTTCCAGTTTGGTGCAAATAATGGCATATTTGGTGACAAGAAGAATACGCCTGGTGACAGCAGTAAACCAACTTTCCAGTTTGGTGTAAATAATGGCTTTTCGGCATCAAGTGCACCATCATTATTCTCTACTTTAGCTGCCCAAAGTTTTAGCTCACAGTCTCCACCTCTGTTTTCAATGAATCAACAATCAGTTCTCTCAG GAAATCAAAATGCTTCTGAAGCTTCAGCTGATGCAGATGAAG ATGCTGAACCTGAGAAACCAAGCAGCCCTTCTGTAAAGAAGGCAGAAGAGAAAGGAATAGTTGTTGTTCATGAAGCCAAGTGCAAGGTGTATGTGAAG CATGATGATGCTACCAAGGGTTGGAAAGACATTGGTGTCGGTCAACTCTCTATCAGAAGTAAAGAAGGTGCAGAGAAAGCTTCCAAAGAGTCCACTCCGACCATTGTTATTAGAAACGAT GTCGGTAAAATTCTCCTGAATGCTCTGATCTACAAAGGCATAAAAATGAATGTTCAGAAGAACACAGTTGCTTCGATTTTTCATACTTCG GATACACAATCAGATGAATCAAGCAGTGGTGCAGTTGTAGCTCGGGCGTACTTGTTCAGGTTGAAAAATGAGGAGGCGGCTACAAAGCTGTCAACAGCAATCAAAGATAGCGCGCCCTCTGACTGA